TTTTTTCCTTGTCTGTACCGGACGGGGCGAGGGGATGTCCGATATCACGCCGGAGCAATACGAGCAGGTCCTGGGTTCCCTGGTGGAGGCTCAGGAGCGTTATCCCGGAATGTTCGTCCGTTCCCGGTGCGCGCCGCATTTCAAGCGGATCGCCTACGAGAAAAACCCCGACAGCCCGATCACGAAGGCGCAAGGCTACGAGGCCGGCGGTTGTCTGGCCGGAACTCACTATGCCCGGATCACCCCGGAAGGGGACCTGACACCCTGTCCGTTTATTCCGATCCCGATCGGGAACCTTCGTCATGACGATTTTGCGACCATGTGGAATTCTTCCCCGGTCTTCGACGATCTGCGGCGACCGAAACTGAAAGGGAAATGCGGCGATTGCGAATATGCCGAGTTGTGCGGGGGCTGCCGCGCACGGCCCTATGCCTCCCACGACGATTATCTGGATGAGGATATCTGGTGTCTTTACACTCCCAAGGGCGGTCCGAGGATCGTTCCGTTGCAAGAGGAGGAGATTCATCTGATCTGGTCCGAGGAAGCCGGCGAACGGCTCTCGCGGCTTCCGTTTTTTATTCAGAAGATGATCAGAGGGCGCGTGGAACGCCGGGCACGGGAGGAAGGCCGGAGCCTCATCACGCTGGAGTATATGGAGGCTCTTCGGAAGAAAACCTTCGGCCATGCGGCGCCCGTCTTCAAGGACGGGCGCTTTCGCGGACTTTCGGATTAAGTGCCGCAGGGTGTAAATGCGAAAACATTTTTAATGCACGCAGCGCGGAGTTCACCGCCGCGCGGCTTTTGAATAAAGTTAAATGGTCCAACGAAAGGAGTCTCGATGGCCACGATCACGATACGTTCGAATGGACGGGTTTTAGACGAAAAAAGTGCGGTGTCGGATTATTTGAAGGGCCAGGGGATGATCTATGAATTCTGGGGAGTCGGGCGGCTCAACGGTCGCCTTAAAGATTCTTATACGCTCAAGCCCGAAGAACAGCAATCGCTCCTGAATCTCTACGGGACGGAGATCTCCGGTCTCAAGTCCCGACAGGGATATATTACGGAGGATGTCGTGGTCTTGTCCGGCGCCACCCCGAACCTCGATGCGATCCTGGAAAAATTCCGCCGGGAGCATCACCACACGGACGATGAAGTCCGGTTCGTGGTGGACGGCAGCGGCGTCTTTACGATCCGGAAGAAGGACCTGATCTTCGACGTCACCGTCGTGGCCGGGGATCTGATGGTGGTCCCGGCCTATACCCGCCATTGGTTCGACCTGACGCCCGAGCGGAAGATCAAATGCATCCGCATTTTCAAGGATTCGTCGGGCTGGGTCGCGATCTACGAGGAACCGGAGGTTTCGTCGGTTCCGGCGGCCAACACCCGGTAAGCCGAATTGACCGCCTCCGTTCCAAAAATACTGGCGATACAACACCACCGTTGCGAGACGCTCGGCACCATCGCGGATGCGCTGGGCGCGGGAGGGTCGGGCGCGAGGAAAATTCCTTATGAAGTGGTTCGTCCCTTCGACGGACAGGCGATTCCGGGAGGCCTTGAGGACTTTCGCGGCCTGATCGTTTTGGGCGGGCCGATGGGGGTTTATGAACAGGACCGCCACCCGTTCTTGCGGCAGGAGCTCCGACTCATCGAAGAGGCGCTTCGGCAGGACAAGCCGATCCTGGGGGTCTGTCTTGGAAGCCAGTTGCTGGCCTCGGCCTTGGGCGCCCCGGTCACGAAGGGAAGGAAAAAAGAGATCGGATGGCATCCGATCACGCTCAGGCAATCCGCGAGGCTCGATCCCCTCTGGGGCGAGCTGGAACCTTCCTTTGTGGCCTATCATTGGCACGGCGATGTCTTCGGTCTGCCTTCGGGCTCGGTTTCGCTGGCCTCGTCGGAATTGACGGCGCACCAGGCCTTCCGCCACGGCCGCTCGGCCTACGGGGTTCTGTTTCATATGGAAGTGACCGAAGAAAGCATCCGGGACATGGTGGAAACGTTCCGGGATGAACTGAAGACCGAGGGCCTGGAAGGTCGCGAGATCCTCCGACAGTCCGGAGAGCACCTCACCCGCCTCCGCGGCATCGGTCGCTCGGTCTTCACACGGTGGGCGGAATTGGTAAGGACGGAACCGCGAGCATGATGAATTTTCGCCGCAGGGAGGACCGGACTCGCGGGATGGCCATGGCGGGGATTCTGCTTTTGATCGGCGCCTTCAGTTCCTCCAGCGCCGTGCGCGTGGACGCGGCCGGGGAGCGGCCGAAGGATCCGGAATGCACCGAATCCATCCCGGACGTTTTCGATCGGGTCTCTCCCGCCGTGGTCTTCATCGCTACAACGACGATCAACCCCTACAACGCGCTCGAGCGCGTGTCCCACGCGGTCGGATCGGGGATCCTCATCGATTCATCCGGGCTGATCCTGACGAACTCCCATGTCGTCTACGGCCGGCAGGTGATTACGGTGACGCTGGACGACGGCACCAACCTTCCGGCCCAATTGGTCGGCGCGGACCCGATCTTCGACCTGGCGCTCGTTCGTATCACGCCGCCCTCCTCCGGGCGGCTGCCGGCGGCGACGCTGGGCGACTCCGACCGCCTCCGTGTCGGTGAAGAGGTCTTTGCGGTGGGAAATCCGCTGGGCCTCGACCAAACCCTGACCCGCGGGATCGTGTCCGCGATGAATCGCATTCTGCCGGACACTCTGTTCTCGCTCCAAGAGCCCCTCATCCAGACCGATACTCCGATCAATCCCGGCAACTCGGGCGGCCCTCTTCTCGACCGCTGCGGCGAGGTGATCGGCATCACCACCGCCGTTATCCTGGAGGCCCAAAACATCGGGTTCGCGATCCCGAGCAACCTGGCCAAGACGGTGCTGCCGTCGCTAAAGACCCAGGGAAGGGTGGTTCGCCCGTGGCTGGGCGTCCAAGGGCAACTGGTCAGCCGGGCCCTTCGCGACCTGTTCCGCATGCCCCTGGTCGACGGCCTCCTGGTGGAAGTGGTGGAGCCGGGAAGTCCGGCGGAACGCGCCGGCCTGCAGGGGGGACACCTCGAGGTGGTGATCGATGAACGGCCTTTCCTTCTCGGCGGCGACATCATCACAAGCGTGAACAGCGTGCGGCTCGTTTCGTCCGATGCGCTGTTTGACGTGATGAGCGCCTTGAAGGTCGGCAGCCAGGTCCACATGACGGTCTACCGGGAAGGAACGACCCGTGAAGTGGATTGCGTCCTTCCGGAACGGCCCGCGCTGCCGGGAGATTTTCCCGAACAGCGCACCCTCGCC
The sequence above is a segment of the Nitrospiria bacterium genome. Coding sequences within it:
- a CDS encoding radical SAM protein is translated as MSEFKPFLIAWNLTKRCNLRCAHCYLSAGERDAGSVDELSTEEGYRAIDGMARVNPAAILVLTGGEPLLRKDLPEIARYAAGKGFMVVVGTNGTLLTDRRVRDLLSSGVMGVSISIDSLDPARHDTFRQWPGSLEGALNGIEACNRSGLMFQVHTTVSRMNYDEIPAIMEFAYRKKARVFNLFFLVCTGRGEGMSDITPEQYEQVLGSLVEAQERYPGMFVRSRCAPHFKRIAYEKNPDSPITKAQGYEAGGCLAGTHYARITPEGDLTPCPFIPIPIGNLRHDDFATMWNSSPVFDDLRRPKLKGKCGDCEYAELCGGCRARPYASHDDYLDEDIWCLYTPKGGPRIVPLQEEEIHLIWSEEAGERLSRLPFFIQKMIRGRVERRAREEGRSLITLEYMEALRKKTFGHAAPVFKDGRFRGLSD
- a CDS encoding cupin domain-containing protein, with translation MATITIRSNGRVLDEKSAVSDYLKGQGMIYEFWGVGRLNGRLKDSYTLKPEEQQSLLNLYGTEISGLKSRQGYITEDVVVLSGATPNLDAILEKFRREHHHTDDEVRFVVDGSGVFTIRKKDLIFDVTVVAGDLMVVPAYTRHWFDLTPERKIKCIRIFKDSSGWVAIYEEPEVSSVPAANTR
- a CDS encoding gamma-glutamyl-gamma-aminobutyrate hydrolase family protein (Members of this family of hydrolases with an active site Cys residue belong to MEROPS family C26.), whose translation is MTASVPKILAIQHHRCETLGTIADALGAGGSGARKIPYEVVRPFDGQAIPGGLEDFRGLIVLGGPMGVYEQDRHPFLRQELRLIEEALRQDKPILGVCLGSQLLASALGAPVTKGRKKEIGWHPITLRQSARLDPLWGELEPSFVAYHWHGDVFGLPSGSVSLASSELTAHQAFRHGRSAYGVLFHMEVTEESIRDMVETFRDELKTEGLEGREILRQSGEHLTRLRGIGRSVFTRWAELVRTEPRA
- a CDS encoding trypsin-like peptidase domain-containing protein translates to MAGILLLIGAFSSSSAVRVDAAGERPKDPECTESIPDVFDRVSPAVVFIATTTINPYNALERVSHAVGSGILIDSSGLILTNSHVVYGRQVITVTLDDGTNLPAQLVGADPIFDLALVRITPPSSGRLPAATLGDSDRLRVGEEVFAVGNPLGLDQTLTRGIVSAMNRILPDTLFSLQEPLIQTDTPINPGNSGGPLLDRCGEVIGITTAVILEAQNIGFAIPSNLAKTVLPSLKTQGRVVRPWLGVQGQLVSRALRDLFRMPLVDGLLVEVVEPGSPAERAGLQGGHLEVVIDERPFLLGGDIITSVNSVRLVSSDALFDVMSALKVGSQVHMTVYREGTTREVDCVLPERPALPGDFPEQRTLAPVAGRGSRLGLPGLFP